A genome region from Anopheles stephensi strain Indian chromosome 2, UCI_ANSTEP_V1.0, whole genome shotgun sequence includes the following:
- the LOC118507188 gene encoding electron transfer flavoprotein subunit alpha, mitochondrial: protein MFARCSSSLVRPSAQGFRRFQSTLVVAEHNNETLNPITANAVTAAKKLGGDVTVLVAGTKVGPVADAAAKLDGVKKVLVAEGDAYKGSLAEALTPLVLATQEQLKFTHIVAGATAFGKAVLPRIAAKLDVSPVSDIIGVQSADTFVRTIYAGNAIQTVKSKDPVKVITVRGTNFEPTGAAGSAAAIEQAPTGDFASKTTEFVSQELTKSDRPSLTAAKIIVSGGRGMKSGDNFKMLYDLADKWGAAVGASRAAVDAGYVPNDLQIGQTGKIVAPELYVAIGISGAIQHLAGMKDSKTIVAINKDPEAPIFQVADYGLVADLFKVVPEINEKC, encoded by the exons ATGTTTGCCCGCTGCTCTTCATCGCTCGTACGCCCATCGGCTCAG GGTTTTCGCCGCTTCCAGAGCACGCTCGTCGTGGCCGAACACAACAATGAGACGCTGAATCCGATCACGGCCAACGCGGTTACGGCGGCGAAGAAGCTCGGCGGTGATGTGACCGTACTGGTGGCTGGTACAAAGGTTGGCCCCGTTGCGGATGCCGCTGCCAAGCTGGACGGTGTGAAGAAGGTGCTGGTTGCGGAAGGGGACGCGTACAAGGGCTCGCTGGCCGAAGCACTGACGCCACTTGTGCTGGCCACGCAGGAGCAGCTCAAATTCACGCACATCGTTGCTGGTGCGACGGCTTTCGGTAAGGCGGTTCTGCCGCGTATCGCCGCTAAGCTGGACGTTTCGCCCGTGTCCGACATTATTGGCGTCCAGTCGGccgatacgttcgtgcgcacGATCTACGCCGGCAATGCGATCCAGACGGTGAAATCGAAGGATCCGGTGAAGGTCATCACGGTGCGCGGAACGAACTTTGAACCGACCGGAGCGGCCGGTAGTGCGGCAGCTATCGAGCAAGCTCCGACGGGCGATTTTGCGAGCAAAACGACCGAGTTCGTCAGCCAGGAGCTCACCAAATCCGACCGTCCTTCGCTGACGGCGGCGAAGATTATCGTGTCCGGTGGACGTGGCATGAAGTCGGGCGACAACTTCAAGATGCTGTACGATCTGGCGGACAAGTGGGGTGCGGCTGTCGGTGCTTCCCGTGCGGCCGTTGACGCCGGATACGTACCGAACGATCTGCAGATCGGACAGACGGGCAAGATTGTAGCGCCGGAGCTGTACGTTGCGATTGGCATTTCTGGCGCCATCCAGCATCTGGCTGGCATGAAGGACTCGAAGACGATCGTTGCCATCAACAAGGATCCGGAGGCACCGATCTTCCAGGTAGCGGATTATGGCCTGGTGGCCGACCTGTTCAAGGTGGTGCCGGAAATCAACGAAAAGTGCTAa
- the LOC118503470 gene encoding DNA excision repair protein ERCC-1 yields the protein MDEDDDLLAALDIPPAPKQSAVSETDASPNAPAASTSAGTTEQTPVVVAKVNKSHCILVNPKQRCNPLLKAIQNIPWEYDDIVPDYVVGASACILFLSLRYHNLNPDYIHARLKQLGKMYELRVLLVQIDISEPQNALKHLTRICLLADLTLMLAWNADEAGRIVEKYKLFENRPPDWIMERAEKYPHEKLVRALTSIKPVNQTDAMILLQNYGTLGKLINTTEEKLSMCSGLGPRKVKKLHKTFSENFRKQ from the coding sequence ATGGACGAAGACGACGATCTACTAGCTGCTCTGGATATACCTCCAGCCCCGAAACAATCTGCCGTAAGTGAAACAGATGCATCACCGAATGCCCCAGCAGCATCTACCAGCGCCGGCACTACCGAACAAACACCCGTCGTCGTAGCGAAGGTAAACAAAAGCCACTGCATCCTGGTCAACCCGAAGCAACGCTGCAATCCACTGCTAAAAGCGATCCAAAACATTCCATGGGAGTATGACGACATCGTGCCGGACTATGTGGTCGGTGCGAGTGCCTGCATCCTGTTCCTTTCGCTGCGCTATCACAACCTTAACCCGGACTACATCCATGCCCGGCTGAAGCAGTTGGGCAAAATGTACGAGCTGCGTGTGTTGCTCGTGCAGATCGACATTTCCGAGCCGCAGAATGCGCTGAAACATCTGACCCGTATCTGTTTGCTGGCCGATCTGACGCTTATGCTGGCCTGGAATGCGGATGAAGCGGGACGGATTGTGGAGAAGTATAAGCTGTTTGAAAACCGACCGCCGGACTGGATTATGGAACGGGCGGAGAAATATCCGCACGAGAAACTGGTGCGTGCACTGACCAGCATTAAGCCGGTTAACCAGACGGATGCGATGATACTGCTGCAGAACTATGGGACGCTTGGGAAGTTGATCAACACGACCGAGGAGAAGCTGAGCATGTGTTCGGGGCTGGGGCCAAGAAAGGTGAAGAAGTTGCAcaaaacattcagtgaaaatTTTCGCAAGCAGTAG
- the LOC118507189 gene encoding putative inner dynein arm light chain, axonemal → MGDRNLELQTTLVRYNNPVLVVKHVEKREPSSDVAPAKEQTGRPGSGGAVVVDSPRETEEILNCILPPKTWEEDGQLWTQTVSSTPATRQDVINLQEMLDTRLQQTQARETGICPVRRELYTQCFDELIRQVTINCTERGLLLLRVRDEIAMSLEAYETLYCSSVSFGIRKALQAQEGKEKLQEQIQQVEHEKELLLNSISDMKIKADQAERRNAELRASEEKKHSEEIAFLKKTNAQLKAQLEGIIAPKK, encoded by the exons ATGGGCGATCGAAATCTGGAACTACAAACCACCCTAGTGCGCTACAATAACCCGGTTCTGGTGGTGAAGCATGTGGAAAAACGAGAACCATCGAGCGATGTCGCACCAGCGAAAGAGCAAACCGGTCGTCCCGGGTCGGGCGGTGCCGTCGTAGTCGATAGTCCACGCGAAACGGAGGAAATCCTGAACTGCATCCTACCACCGAAAACATGGGAAGAGGATGGCCAGCTTTGGACGCAAACCGTCTCGAGCACACCGGCCACCCGTCAGGATGTGATCAATTTGCAGGAAATGTTGGACACACGCTTGCAGCAAACACAGGCACGCGAAACGGGCATATGTCCGGTACGGCGGGAACTGTACACCCAGTGCTTCGACGAGTTGATCCGCCAGGTTACGATCAATTGTACCGAGAGGggcctgttgctgttgcgtgTTCGGGACGAGATTGCCATGTCGCTGGAAGCGTACGAAACGCTCTACTGCAGCTCGGTGTCCTTTGGCATCCGGAAGGCGTTGCAGGCGCAGGAGGGTAAGGAGAAGCTGCAGGAACAGATACAGCAGGTGGAGCACGAGAaggagctgctgctgaactCGATCAGCGACATGAAGATAAAGGCGGATCAGGCCGAACGCAGGAATGCGGAGCTGCGTGCGTCCGAGGAGAAGAAACATTCGGAGGAGATTGCCTTCCTGAAGAAGACCAACGCACAACTTAAG GCCCAACTGGAAGGAATTATTGCACCGAAGAAGTGA